In one window of Henckelia pumila isolate YLH828 chromosome 1, ASM3356847v2, whole genome shotgun sequence DNA:
- the LOC140875278 gene encoding chlorophyllase-2, translating into MNSTHKTASTNIFDLGKYPTNFINIESKTCCSFNHKVSPFSPPKPLLICSPTQAGDFPVLVLLHGYLLCNSFYSQLIHHIASHGFIVVAPQLYTVAGPDTQGEIEATAKIIDWLSEGLAHFLPPQVNPDLKKLGLAGHSRGGKVAFAVASRRSNPMTIEVSAVIGIDPVDGMDKGSQTPPPVLTYSPRSFDLGGAGALVIGSGLGEVKRNPLFPPCAPKGVNHEDFYNECRKPAYYFVAKDQGHLDMLDDDTKGIRGKATFCLCKNGKCREPMRRFVGGAVVAFLKGYVEGDTSELVKLREGHYEMLPVVLQRVEYIV; encoded by the exons ATGAATTCCACTCATAAAACTGCTAGTACAAATATCTTCGATCTTGGAAAATACCCAACAAATTTCATAAACATCGAGTCAAAAACATGCTGCAGTTTCAATCATAAAGTTTCCCCCTTTTCACCCCCAAAGCCACTCCTGATTTGCAGCCCCACACAAGCAGGAGACTTCCCCGTGCTGGTGCTTCTTCATGGCTACCTCCTTTGCAACTCCTTTTACTCTCAGCTCATCCACCATATTGCATCCCATGGCTTCATTGTCGTGGCGCCGCAG TTGTACACGGTGGCGGGACCGGATACGCAGGGAGAAATCGAGGCAACAGCCAAGATAATCGACTGGTTGTCGGAGGGATTAGCCCATTTCCTCCCACCCCAGGTGAATCCAGACTTGAAGAAGCTGGGATTAGCAGGCCATAGCCGTGGCGGTAAAGTCGCCTTCGCCGTGGCTTCGCGCAGATCGAATCCCATGACAATCGAGGTCTCGGCCGTCATCGGAATCGACCCCGTCGACGGGATGGACAAAGGAAGTCAAACGCCGCCTCCGGTGCTGACTTATAGTCCTCGTTCGTTCGATCTGGGCGGCGCGGGTGCTCTGGTGATAGGGTCGGGGTTGGGGGAAGTAAAGAGGAATCCTCTTTTCCCGCCCTGCGCCCCGAAAGGGGTGAATCACGAGGACTTTTACAACGAATGCCGAAAACCGGCTTATTATTTCGTGGCCAAGGACCAGGGGCATCTCGACATGTTGGACGACGACACGAAAGGGATCCGCGGGAAGGCGACGTTTTGTTTGTGCAAGAACGGCAAGTGTCGGGAGCCGATGAGGCGATTCGTCGGAGGGGCCGTGGTGGCATTCTTGAAAGGCTATGTGGAAGGAGATACGAGCGAGCTTGTGAAGTTGAGAGAAGGGCATTATGAGATGCTTCCCGTTGtgcttcaaagagttgaatATATTGTGTAA
- the LOC140874269 gene encoding uncharacterized protein — MKIIKSSAGALTNFEVLDLLRSRGAGKDPTRVIASVAPSEFKVFDYLEQTAACNQTRDTINKLVDECKKYDLAKAEVLNIANIRPSSAVEVYMMIEECDTRIEDRIDELVETILQVLPPNPSQAESMEVN; from the exons ATGAAGAT AATTAAATCCAGTGCCGGCGCGCTTACTAATTTCGAAGTTCTTGATCTTTTAAGATCAAGAGGGGCCGGAAAAGATCCCACCAGAGTTATTGCTTCAGTGGCGCCATCTGAGTTTAAG GTCTTTGATTATTTAGAACAAACTGCAGCTTGTAATCAAACCAGGGACACAATCAATAAGCTTGTGGATGAGTGCAAGAAATATGACCTTGCTAAGGCTGAGGTTCTTAATATTGCAAATATAAGACCGTCATCTGCAGTTGAAGTTTACATG ATGATAGAAGAATGTGACACGCGCATAGAAGATAGAATCGATGAGCTTGTAGAGACTATCTTGCAAGTCTTACCGCCAAATCCGTCACAAGCGGAATCCATGGAGGTGAACTAA